From the genome of Gracilibacillus salitolerans, one region includes:
- a CDS encoding DUF1002 domain-containing protein, which produces MKKITWMLIVVTLIGLAVAPFALASDGDEDVIDERYGKPKVVLGEALSDSDRDKVRSLLNATDPEQVDEYTVTAEDLVNFIGGDPSSNMYSSAKITRKEEGHGVVVNVVNPENITEVTNEMYANALLTAGVENALIEVASPKKVTGHSALTGIYKAFNVDGETLDQDRMEVANEELDVATDLAKDAGIDQEKVSELLSEIKREISEQNPATKEDVERIVSEQLDKLNIELSPEDREMLTNLFEKMRELNIDFGQVTEQLETIVSDLKGKLDEVTGGDTEGFWQGVKNFFQNILDSIRGLFN; this is translated from the coding sequence ATGAAAAAAATAACATGGATGCTTATTGTAGTGACCTTAATCGGACTAGCTGTCGCACCTTTTGCTTTGGCAAGTGATGGTGATGAAGACGTCATTGATGAAAGGTATGGTAAACCGAAAGTAGTGCTCGGTGAGGCGCTGTCAGATTCAGATAGAGATAAAGTAAGAAGTTTATTAAACGCAACAGACCCTGAACAAGTAGATGAATATACGGTGACGGCTGAAGACCTTGTTAATTTCATTGGTGGAGATCCAAGCTCTAATATGTACTCTTCTGCAAAAATTACACGTAAAGAAGAAGGACATGGAGTGGTTGTCAATGTTGTCAACCCAGAAAATATAACGGAAGTAACCAATGAAATGTACGCAAACGCCTTATTAACAGCTGGTGTAGAAAATGCGCTTATCGAAGTAGCATCACCGAAAAAGGTAACAGGACATTCAGCTCTGACAGGGATTTACAAAGCTTTTAATGTTGATGGGGAAACTTTAGATCAAGATCGAATGGAAGTAGCAAATGAGGAATTAGACGTAGCAACAGACCTAGCAAAAGACGCAGGAATTGATCAAGAAAAAGTTAGTGAACTATTGAGTGAAATTAAGCGTGAGATCTCAGAACAAAATCCAGCAACCAAAGAAGATGTCGAGCGTATTGTTAGTGAGCAATTGGACAAATTGAATATCGAACTAAGCCCAGAAGACCGAGAAATGCTCACGAATTTGTTTGAAAAAATGCGCGAACTGAACATCGACTTCGGTCAAGTCACCGAACAACTGGAAACAATCGTCAGTGACCTCAAAGGAAAACTAGACGAAGTAACTGGAGGCGACACCGAAGGATTCTGGCAAGGGGTCAAAAACTTTTTCCAAAACATTCTCGACTCCATTAGAGGCCTATTCAATTAA
- a CDS encoding RidA family protein: MVKAIHTDKAPQAIGPYSQAIDAGDLVFVSGQIPLNPETMEVVEGDIATQTEQVMKNLDAILSEAGLTFANVVKFTIYITNMDDFATINEAYAQFLQEPYPARATVEVSKLPKGVGVEMDVIAKK, from the coding sequence ATGGTTAAAGCAATACATACAGATAAAGCGCCACAAGCAATTGGGCCTTATTCACAAGCAATTGATGCAGGAGATTTAGTCTTTGTTTCGGGTCAAATCCCGCTAAATCCGGAAACAATGGAAGTAGTAGAGGGGGATATTGCCACTCAGACAGAACAAGTAATGAAAAACTTGGATGCAATTTTATCTGAAGCAGGTTTAACATTTGCCAATGTTGTGAAATTCACAATTTATATTACGAACATGGATGACTTTGCTACTATCAATGAGGCATATGCGCAGTTTTTACAAGAACCATATCCGGCAAGAGCGACAGTAGAGGTGAGCAAATTACCTAAAGGTGTTGGCGTAGAAATGGATGTAATTGCAAAAAAATAA
- a CDS encoding secondary thiamine-phosphate synthase enzyme YjbQ gives MEKTFSLKTSQHDQMIDITSEVAQYLREQNVSDGIVIVSSLHTTAGITVNENADPDVKTDFLRRLREVYPWEHREDLHMEGNTAAHLKVSTVGHNQTMVVSNGRLLLGTWQGIYFCEFDGPRHRKFHLKVIEG, from the coding sequence ATGGAAAAGACGTTTTCTTTAAAAACAAGTCAACATGATCAAATGATTGATATTACGTCAGAGGTGGCCCAATATCTTCGAGAACAAAATGTGTCAGATGGTATCGTGATTGTTTCGTCATTACACACGACAGCAGGAATCACGGTCAATGAAAATGCTGATCCCGACGTAAAAACAGACTTTTTGCGGAGATTACGTGAAGTGTATCCATGGGAACACCGAGAGGATTTACATATGGAAGGAAATACTGCTGCACATCTCAAGGTGAGCACTGTTGGTCATAACCAAACAATGGTCGTCTCTAACGGACGTCTCTTGTTGGGGACATGGCAAGGTATTTATTTCTGTGAATTTGACGGACCACGTCATCGCAAATTCCATCTTAAAGTGATAGAAGGATAG
- the mgtE gene encoding magnesium transporter translates to MSLNMTENEISLAIIQALKDGKRALFQEFIDELQPYDMAQQYHSLPVKHRNKFLLYLSIEQLTDLLQELDKEEQLEVIYKLGIEKSSKVLDLMQNDDLASLLTDLEPEKIEELLSEMHEEESKIVQNLMNYPLETAGRVMNNRYVWIPQHYTIREAVDKLKHFVELAEYLNYLYVIDDDKKLVGVVSYKDLLLADLQDKVKEVMYRRVVKADVHTDQEEVAKLISRYDFVSLPIVEEDNKLVGVITVDDVIDIVMQEANEDIEKLSASGKAIGFNTKPFVAAYKRLPWLILLLFIGLISGSIISSFEDTLETVVALASFMPLIAGMTGNTGTQSLAVVVRGLVSEDLNFKQALKLILRELWVGIIIGVTCGLMIAVIAYLWRGNMTLGLVVGSSLLITLIIGTLAGTIIPLILYKLKIDPAVASGPLITTINDIFSLLIYFGIATAFITRLM, encoded by the coding sequence ATGTCGTTAAACATGACAGAAAATGAAATCTCATTAGCAATCATTCAAGCATTAAAAGATGGAAAGAGAGCATTATTTCAGGAATTTATTGATGAACTACAACCATATGATATGGCACAACAATATCACAGCCTTCCGGTAAAACATCGAAATAAGTTTCTTCTCTACTTGTCCATTGAACAATTAACGGACCTTTTACAAGAGCTGGATAAAGAAGAGCAGTTAGAAGTTATCTATAAACTAGGAATTGAAAAGTCCTCCAAAGTATTAGACCTAATGCAAAATGATGACTTAGCCTCTCTACTTACCGACTTAGAACCGGAAAAAATTGAAGAATTATTATCGGAAATGCACGAAGAAGAATCGAAAATCGTACAAAATCTCATGAATTATCCGCTTGAAACAGCCGGTAGAGTGATGAATAATCGATATGTGTGGATTCCTCAACATTACACCATCCGGGAAGCGGTTGATAAATTAAAACACTTTGTAGAACTTGCTGAATATCTTAATTATTTATATGTGATTGATGACGATAAAAAGCTTGTCGGTGTTGTATCGTATAAAGACCTACTTTTAGCTGATTTACAGGATAAAGTAAAAGAGGTTATGTATCGAAGAGTAGTAAAGGCAGATGTACATACAGATCAAGAAGAGGTTGCTAAGCTGATTAGTCGCTATGATTTCGTATCCCTACCGATTGTCGAAGAAGACAACAAATTAGTTGGTGTAATCACTGTTGATGATGTCATTGATATTGTAATGCAGGAAGCAAATGAAGATATTGAAAAATTGTCTGCATCCGGTAAAGCGATTGGTTTCAACACGAAACCTTTTGTCGCTGCTTATAAAAGACTTCCCTGGTTAATTCTATTACTATTCATTGGTCTTATATCAGGCAGCATTATTAGTAGCTTTGAAGACACCTTAGAGACGGTTGTTGCCTTAGCTTCCTTTATGCCGCTCATTGCCGGTATGACAGGGAACACCGGAACGCAATCATTAGCAGTGGTGGTTCGTGGGCTGGTTTCTGAAGATTTGAACTTCAAACAAGCGCTTAAACTTATTCTCCGGGAGCTATGGGTTGGAATTATTATTGGGGTAACTTGTGGTCTTATGATCGCGGTCATTGCTTATTTGTGGAGAGGTAATATGACGCTAGGATTAGTGGTAGGCAGTTCCTTGTTGATTACCTTAATTATCGGAACATTAGCTGGTACTATTATCCCGTTAATTCTATATAAACTAAAGATTGACCCTGCCGTTGCTTCTGGTCCGCTCATTACAACGATTAACGATATTTTTTCTTTATTGATTTACTTCGGTATCGCAACAGCATTTATTACTAGATTAATGTGA
- the uxaC gene encoding glucuronate isomerase: MKSFMDENFVLTNKTAETLYHKYAKDLPIIDYHCHLSPQEIYENTQFENITKVWLYGDHYKWRAMRANGIEEKYVTGDASDYDKFLAWAKTVPQLIGNPLYHWTHLELNRYFGVEEPLNENTAPAIWEKVNKLLNSGEWNVRDFIVKSGVEVVCTTDDPTDSLEYHEKIKADSDFNVKVLPSYRPDKGLEINREGFTDWVQKLADVSGIAVDSYDAFLQALQQRIDFFHEIGGRVSDHALDETMYEQAKEEEVSAIFAKALKGEKVSVEEEKKYKSFTLTFLGKEYHKKGWAMQYHINAHRNNNTRMFNQLGPDTGFDSMNDSLLAQPLVQLLDSLDQADALPKTILYSLNPRDNVTIATIIGSFQGGGVPGKMQLGTAWWYNDTKLGMINQMETLADIGVFSRFIGMLTDSRSFLSYTRHEYFRRIMCNLVGAWVENGEYPNDEETLAEIVQNISYYNAKEYFNF; this comes from the coding sequence ATGAAATCGTTTATGGATGAAAATTTTGTGTTAACAAATAAAACTGCCGAAACATTGTATCACAAATACGCGAAAGATTTACCAATTATCGATTACCATTGCCATTTAAGTCCACAAGAAATTTATGAGAATACGCAATTTGAAAACATTACGAAAGTATGGCTATACGGTGATCATTATAAGTGGCGTGCAATGAGAGCAAATGGTATCGAAGAAAAATATGTGACAGGTGATGCGAGTGATTACGATAAGTTTTTAGCATGGGCAAAAACAGTACCACAGCTGATCGGTAATCCACTTTATCACTGGACACACTTAGAATTAAACCGCTATTTCGGAGTAGAAGAACCACTTAATGAAAATACCGCACCTGCTATTTGGGAAAAGGTTAATAAGCTGTTAAATAGCGGAGAATGGAATGTTCGTGATTTTATCGTGAAGTCTGGAGTAGAAGTGGTTTGTACCACAGATGATCCAACTGACTCTTTAGAATATCATGAGAAAATAAAAGCAGACTCTGACTTTAATGTAAAAGTATTACCAAGTTACCGTCCAGATAAAGGGCTTGAAATTAACCGTGAGGGCTTTACGGACTGGGTACAAAAATTAGCTGATGTTTCTGGTATTGCTGTTGATTCTTATGATGCTTTCTTGCAAGCATTACAACAACGAATCGACTTCTTCCATGAAATCGGCGGCAGAGTTTCCGATCATGCATTAGACGAAACGATGTATGAGCAAGCAAAAGAAGAGGAAGTTAGTGCCATTTTCGCTAAAGCATTAAAAGGTGAGAAAGTGTCTGTAGAAGAAGAGAAAAAATATAAGTCATTCACGCTTACTTTTCTAGGCAAAGAATATCATAAAAAAGGCTGGGCGATGCAATATCATATTAATGCTCACCGCAACAATAACACTCGTATGTTTAACCAGCTTGGCCCTGATACAGGATTTGATTCAATGAACGATAGTCTACTAGCTCAGCCATTGGTACAACTACTTGATTCATTAGATCAGGCGGATGCATTGCCGAAGACTATTCTTTATTCATTGAATCCAAGAGACAATGTGACCATTGCAACCATTATTGGCAGCTTCCAAGGTGGAGGCGTACCAGGGAAAATGCAATTAGGTACAGCATGGTGGTATAATGATACGAAGTTAGGCATGATTAATCAGATGGAAACATTGGCGGATATCGGTGTATTCAGCCGCTTTATTGGAATGCTTACCGATTCACGCAGCTTTTTATCCTATACGCGTCATGAATATTTCCGTCGCATTATGTGTAACTTAGTCGGCGCATGGGTCGAAAACGGTGAATATCCGAATGATGAGGAAACTTTGGCAGAGATTGTACAAAATATTTCCTATTACAATGCAAAAGAATATTTTAACTTTTAA
- a CDS encoding tagaturonate epimerase family protein: MKQFQSVVEALQAGKLPESSEAIQVYEKSLEKKDNASVVMVKSDTTKYLVAAGEGPLFDALQGDTVANGKVCPLTHENSKVLNQFFDYTKPQAFGTEIATMGLGDRLGVASPGHIETVKGRKVKPILAQQSVRELTLLNRTMTDILDAATFAVFQEGYKDGYGADADHIKLEKDIEYALDLGFSFITLDCSEQIRNDVEGLVEEDVHKEYADLPVDRKEYYNSHYLNKTFNVQGLDIAFDEASLHKNVLVYGEAIDFMEHVFNAYISKAEKAIDFEISIDETETVTAPEAHFFVAEELRRRGVTVQSLAPRFCGEFQKGIDYIGDLTQFEKELHEHADIAKYFGYKLSIHSGSDKFSVFPIIGKYTEGLLHIKTAGTNWLEAVRVIAQVNPDLYRRMHVYAEEHFEETLKYYHVTPDLESVAPLFETKDEDLPSYMDHDASRQLFHVTYGILLTAKSESGADLFRTEFFTTLLKNEDAYRAALVKHIGRHLDLLGL; this comes from the coding sequence TTGAAACAATTTCAATCAGTTGTGGAAGCATTGCAAGCAGGAAAGTTACCGGAGTCGTCGGAAGCAATACAAGTTTATGAAAAATCTCTTGAAAAGAAAGATAATGCTTCCGTTGTTATGGTAAAGTCCGATACAACCAAATACCTGGTAGCTGCAGGAGAAGGGCCATTATTCGATGCTTTACAGGGGGACACAGTGGCAAACGGAAAAGTGTGCCCATTAACACATGAAAATAGTAAAGTATTGAATCAATTCTTTGATTATACGAAACCACAGGCTTTTGGTACAGAAATTGCAACAATGGGACTTGGTGACCGTTTAGGTGTAGCGTCTCCTGGACATATCGAAACGGTCAAAGGGAGAAAAGTAAAACCGATTCTAGCTCAGCAAAGTGTTCGTGAATTAACTTTGTTAAACCGTACGATGACAGATATTTTAGATGCAGCAACTTTTGCAGTATTCCAAGAAGGCTATAAAGATGGTTATGGAGCAGATGCTGACCATATTAAATTGGAAAAAGATATTGAATATGCGTTGGATTTAGGGTTCTCTTTTATCACATTGGATTGCTCCGAGCAAATACGCAATGATGTCGAAGGTCTGGTAGAAGAGGATGTGCATAAGGAATATGCTGATTTACCTGTAGATCGCAAAGAATACTATAACAGCCATTACTTAAATAAAACATTTAATGTACAGGGTCTGGATATAGCGTTTGATGAAGCAAGCCTTCATAAAAATGTCCTTGTGTATGGTGAAGCCATTGATTTCATGGAACATGTGTTTAATGCATATATTTCCAAAGCGGAGAAAGCGATTGATTTTGAAATTTCAATTGATGAAACAGAAACAGTTACTGCACCGGAAGCTCACTTTTTCGTTGCTGAAGAACTACGTAGAAGAGGAGTTACTGTTCAAAGTTTAGCGCCAAGATTCTGTGGTGAGTTCCAAAAAGGTATTGATTATATTGGAGATCTTACGCAATTTGAAAAAGAATTACATGAGCATGCAGATATCGCTAAGTACTTTGGTTACAAGTTAAGTATTCACTCTGGTAGTGACAAATTCAGTGTATTCCCGATCATTGGTAAGTACACGGAAGGTTTACTCCATATTAAAACAGCTGGTACCAACTGGTTGGAAGCAGTTCGTGTTATTGCACAAGTAAATCCGGATCTTTATCGTCGCATGCATGTCTATGCGGAAGAGCATTTTGAAGAGACATTGAAGTATTATCATGTAACACCAGACTTAGAGAGCGTGGCGCCATTATTTGAAACCAAAGATGAGGATCTGCCATCATATATGGATCATGACGCATCCCGTCAATTATTCCATGTTACATATGGGATACTCTTAACAGCTAAAAGCGAATCCGGTGCCGATTTGTTTAGAACAGAATTTTTCACTACATTATTGAAAAATGAAGATGCTTACCGTGCAGCATTAGTAAAACATATCGGACGACACCTAGACTTACTGGGATTATAA
- a CDS encoding LacI family DNA-binding transcriptional regulator — MSVTIKDIAKEANVSYSTVSKALNNSPLVKEVTKQKILRVAKEMGYEPNLAAKQLVRKKTEVVGLIWPTIERIVLATLVTNISKAFESTRYSMILSVDSTDTAMETFKKFQVDGMIVFAESENMIPEENIPLVAYGVSGKTKVTYPIIDANHEQAMEKAVQYLYDLGHRHIAYVGLMNTDDALQNEKVEGYQKAIKKIGLTEQSIATDGLDWFDGYLAVDDVLHVEKRPTAIIGSSYDISSGILRALQEKGLGVPDDISLISYDNIPQMETTEIPMTCIGVPVDELAEEIVQAIIERIESEEKDVIKKLHPSLTERQSAGPVPEDVTSS; from the coding sequence ATGAGTGTGACCATTAAAGATATCGCAAAAGAAGCGAATGTCAGCTATTCCACTGTATCCAAAGCATTAAATAACAGTCCGCTGGTAAAAGAAGTAACAAAGCAAAAAATCCTTCGTGTCGCAAAAGAAATGGGCTATGAACCAAATTTAGCTGCCAAACAATTAGTTCGGAAAAAGACAGAAGTTGTCGGATTAATTTGGCCTACCATTGAAAGAATTGTACTCGCAACATTAGTAACCAATATTAGTAAAGCTTTTGAATCTACACGCTATTCGATGATTTTGTCTGTAGACTCCACTGATACAGCGATGGAAACCTTTAAAAAGTTCCAGGTGGATGGCATGATTGTTTTTGCTGAATCAGAGAACATGATTCCTGAAGAAAATATTCCTCTTGTTGCTTATGGTGTATCAGGAAAAACAAAGGTAACCTATCCAATCATAGATGCCAATCATGAACAAGCAATGGAGAAGGCAGTACAATATTTATATGATTTAGGCCACCGACATATTGCTTATGTTGGGTTAATGAATACAGATGATGCCCTGCAAAACGAGAAAGTAGAAGGGTATCAAAAAGCTATAAAAAAAATTGGTCTTACTGAACAAAGCATTGCAACGGATGGGTTAGATTGGTTTGATGGTTATCTGGCAGTGGATGATGTATTACATGTAGAAAAACGACCAACAGCTATCATAGGTAGTAGTTATGATATCAGTAGTGGTATTTTACGTGCCTTACAAGAAAAAGGACTTGGGGTACCAGATGATATATCCTTAATCAGCTATGACAATATTCCCCAAATGGAAACAACAGAAATTCCAATGACTTGTATTGGCGTACCTGTTGACGAGCTTGCAGAAGAAATCGTGCAAGCGATTATTGAACGGATTGAATCGGAAGAAAAGGATGTGATTAAGAAGTTACATCCATCTCTAACAGAACGACAGAGCGCTGGACCAGTTCCAGAGGATGTAACTTCAAGTTAA
- a CDS encoding polysaccharide deacetylase family protein produces MLKKVTILSLIGLVCLSVFHKTVSAESYTVQPGDTLLKVSDKLGTPTETIANLNQLQSTILNPGQYLEIPDPYIVKAGDTLYKVAIQLGVPLPELIEANPSLLTFPFLTWIYPGQKIKKPIQHEKVYMGDSSEKRIALTFDDGPEDTYTPEILEVLKEKNVKATFFVLGERVNEYPEILAQIHEEGHVIGNHTWDHPHLPELEEEQFIDNLQSANEEIEEIIGIKPELFRPPFGELEDHQLEWLQNQGYQTIMWSADTKDWSEISAEEIVNTVMEEANPGVIVLQHNYHASGPFETVEALPEMIDELRAEGYELVTVPEILQD; encoded by the coding sequence ATGCTAAAAAAAGTAACCATTTTAAGTTTAATAGGCTTAGTTTGTCTATCTGTGTTTCATAAAACGGTTAGTGCTGAGTCTTATACAGTACAACCCGGAGATACATTATTGAAAGTTTCTGATAAGTTAGGTACACCAACAGAGACTATTGCTAATCTGAATCAATTGCAATCTACTATACTTAATCCAGGTCAATATCTGGAAATTCCAGATCCGTATATAGTGAAGGCAGGAGACACGCTTTATAAAGTAGCTATTCAATTAGGAGTTCCGTTACCCGAATTAATCGAAGCTAACCCATCACTTCTAACTTTTCCATTTCTCACATGGATTTATCCGGGACAGAAAATTAAAAAACCTATACAACATGAAAAGGTTTATATGGGGGATTCTAGTGAAAAAAGAATCGCCCTTACATTTGACGACGGTCCAGAAGATACATATACTCCGGAGATTTTGGAGGTTCTAAAGGAAAAGAATGTAAAAGCAACCTTTTTTGTTTTAGGGGAGAGGGTTAATGAATATCCGGAAATATTAGCACAAATACATGAAGAAGGTCATGTGATAGGTAATCATACTTGGGATCATCCACATTTGCCTGAATTAGAAGAAGAGCAATTTATCGATAATCTACAATCTGCTAATGAAGAAATAGAAGAAATTATCGGTATAAAACCAGAATTATTTCGCCCCCCATTTGGAGAACTGGAAGATCATCAACTAGAATGGCTTCAGAACCAAGGTTATCAGACTATTATGTGGTCTGCTGATACAAAAGACTGGAGCGAAATTTCTGCAGAAGAAATTGTTAATACAGTGATGGAGGAGGCTAATCCAGGTGTCATTGTGCTTCAGCATAATTATCATGCTTCAGGACCATTTGAAACAGTTGAGGCATTGCCAGAAATGATTGATGAATTACGAGCAGAAGGATATGAGTTGGTTACCGTACCAGAAATATTACAAGATTAG
- a CDS encoding PepSY domain-containing protein: protein MKNKTFFTIVSGLIVTGVVLAAIQFSANPASAYLSQEEAEQKVASKFSGEVMEFELDDNEKIYEVEIEGADLEYELKVDAETGEVINIEEEALREDMKQITNSNSEKEVTTVSLPDNQQNSRDDDKGEIKNQASSLLSIEEAKTIATEMYSGTVKGIELDEDDGNYNYELEIITEKAEVELEINAKSGEIVYISVDEDEAEAKQKRSSDNMKSKISTDEARSIALDKYSGTIKELELDEDDGRHIYEIEIRTDKGEVELEIDARTGEIHKLDYDD from the coding sequence ATGAAAAACAAAACCTTTTTCACAATTGTATCAGGGTTAATTGTAACGGGAGTGGTATTAGCAGCAATACAATTCTCAGCTAATCCGGCTAGTGCTTATTTATCACAAGAGGAAGCAGAACAAAAGGTAGCTTCGAAATTCTCTGGAGAGGTTATGGAGTTTGAGTTAGACGACAATGAAAAAATATATGAAGTTGAAATCGAAGGAGCAGATCTGGAATATGAGTTGAAAGTAGACGCTGAAACTGGTGAAGTTATCAATATAGAAGAGGAAGCATTAAGAGAAGATATGAAGCAAATAACAAACAGCAATTCTGAAAAAGAAGTTACAACAGTATCACTTCCTGATAACCAACAAAATAGCAGAGATGATGATAAGGGAGAGATAAAGAATCAAGCAAGCTCATTACTTTCGATTGAAGAAGCGAAAACAATTGCAACTGAAATGTATTCTGGAACAGTCAAAGGGATTGAGCTTGATGAAGACGATGGAAATTACAATTATGAGCTAGAAATTATAACGGAAAAGGCAGAAGTTGAGTTAGAGATTAATGCAAAATCTGGGGAAATTGTTTATATTTCAGTAGATGAGGATGAGGCAGAAGCTAAACAAAAACGTTCATCAGATAACATGAAGAGTAAAATTTCAACAGATGAAGCCCGTTCTATTGCATTAGATAAATATTCTGGAACAATCAAAGAATTAGAGTTAGATGAAGATGATGGCAGACACATCTATGAAATCGAAATTAGAACAGATAAAGGTGAAGTAGAGTTAGAGATAGATGCAAGAACTGGGGAAATCCATAAACTAGACTACGATGATTAA
- a CDS encoding FMN-dependent NADH-azoreductase has translation MNVLVVKANNRPSTEGISSKMYEAFMAELEGQELNITTYDVYEEDTPFFGQDMFNAFGKVQNDEELTDLESRLLAAKQKAMDAISAADVVVFAFPLWNLTIPAKLQTFIDYVYAAGFSFKYSAEGNLVPLLTDKKAIFLNARGGIYSTPESAPMEMAVNYMRNVIGGIFGMEVIDEVIIEGHNAMPDKTDEIIAAGLEEVKASAQRLGELTLKV, from the coding sequence ATGAATGTATTAGTAGTAAAGGCGAATAATCGTCCTTCAACAGAAGGAATTTCTAGTAAAATGTATGAAGCTTTTATGGCTGAATTGGAAGGTCAAGAATTAAATATTACAACTTATGATGTGTATGAAGAAGATACACCATTCTTTGGTCAGGATATGTTTAATGCTTTCGGTAAAGTACAAAACGATGAAGAATTAACAGACTTAGAATCACGCCTTTTAGCAGCAAAGCAAAAAGCAATGGATGCCATTTCGGCTGCAGATGTAGTTGTCTTCGCATTCCCGTTATGGAATTTGACAATCCCAGCTAAATTACAAACTTTCATTGACTATGTATATGCTGCAGGCTTCTCATTTAAATATAGCGCTGAAGGTAACCTGGTTCCGTTATTAACAGACAAAAAAGCAATATTCCTAAATGCTCGTGGAGGGATTTACTCTACACCTGAATCAGCTCCGATGGAAATGGCTGTGAATTATATGCGCAATGTAATCGGTGGAATATTCGGTATGGAAGTTATAGATGAGGTAATTATAGAAGGACATAACGCCATGCCTGATAAGACGGATGAGATCATTGCTGCAGGTTTAGAAGAAGTAAAAGCATCTGCACAACGTTTAGGTGAGTTAACTCTTAAAGTTTAA
- the larC2 gene encoding nickel pincer cofactor biosynthesis protein LarC2, with translation MSKHPPDHEHTDQNMIKIEVNLDDTPGEWLGYVMDKLFDAGANDVYYTPIYMKKNRPAVQLQLLCSETRLTEMKDILLSETTTLGIRYYPLTVYRMERSIKTVDTEWGPVTVKEGVQRGKVVKASPEYEDCKKIAKLHNIPLKDVYQSVWKQLK, from the coding sequence ATGAGCAAACACCCGCCAGATCATGAACATACGGATCAAAATATGATCAAAATAGAAGTGAACTTGGATGATACTCCGGGAGAATGGCTTGGCTATGTGATGGATAAATTGTTCGACGCAGGGGCGAATGATGTGTATTACACACCTATTTACATGAAGAAGAATCGCCCTGCTGTCCAATTACAATTGTTATGCAGTGAAACACGGTTAACAGAAATGAAGGATATCCTTTTATCTGAAACGACAACCTTGGGAATTCGCTACTATCCGTTGACAGTATACCGGATGGAGCGAAGCATAAAGACAGTCGACACAGAGTGGGGACCTGTTACCGTAAAAGAAGGTGTACAGAGAGGGAAAGTAGTCAAAGCATCCCCGGAATATGAGGATTGTAAAAAGATAGCAAAGCTTCATAACATTCCGCTTAAAGATGTATACCAATCGGTGTGGAAACAATTAAAATAA
- a CDS encoding amino acid ABC transporter ATP-binding protein has protein sequence MLLSIKGLQKSFGELTVLKDIDLPVEKGKVVTIMGPSGSGKTTLLRCLNGLEIPNKGDYQFHDGFSLDFNEKLSKREMLQLRRKSGMVFQSYNLFPHKTALENVTEGPVIVQKKDKQTATDEAKRLLEKVGLQDKMDLYPHQLSGGQQQRVGIARALAIEPELMLFDEPTSALDPELIGEVLGVIKDLANEGWTMVVVTHEVSFAKHVSDHVIFMDGGYIVEQGDPKEVLEQPKEPRTKQFLKRILPEV, from the coding sequence GTGCTATTATCAATTAAGGGACTTCAAAAAAGCTTTGGTGAATTGACAGTTCTTAAGGATATTGACTTACCTGTTGAAAAAGGAAAAGTAGTGACGATAATGGGTCCTTCCGGTTCTGGTAAAACGACCTTACTGCGTTGTTTAAATGGTCTGGAAATTCCTAATAAAGGAGATTATCAATTCCATGATGGTTTTTCGTTAGATTTTAACGAGAAATTAAGCAAAAGAGAGATGCTCCAATTGAGAAGAAAATCGGGTATGGTTTTTCAATCGTATAATCTTTTTCCACATAAGACCGCATTAGAAAATGTAACAGAAGGTCCTGTTATCGTACAGAAAAAAGATAAACAAACAGCAACAGATGAAGCCAAACGTTTATTAGAAAAAGTAGGCCTACAGGATAAGATGGATTTATATCCACATCAATTATCAGGTGGTCAGCAACAGCGTGTCGGTATTGCTCGTGCACTTGCAATCGAGCCGGAATTGATGTTGTTTGATGAACCGACATCTGCACTTGATCCTGAGTTAATTGGTGAGGTGTTGGGGGTTATTAAAGATTTGGCAAACGAAGGGTGGACCATGGTAGTCGTAACCCACGAGGTATCTTTCGCTAAACATGTGTCCGATCATGTCATCTTTATGGATGGCGGTTATATTGTCGAACAAGGTGATCCAAAAGAAGTACTGGAACAACCAAAAGAGCCCAGAACAAAACAATTCCTAAAACGGATTTTACCAGAAGTGTAA